The proteins below come from a single Triplophysa rosa linkage group LG12, Trosa_1v2, whole genome shotgun sequence genomic window:
- the zc3h18 gene encoding zinc finger CCCH domain-containing protein 18 isoform X2: MDTPESPTQSPQSPEEEEEEKGLSDSELLESPESPTEEGKVVSDSELLNDDENEGQEDGGDSDFDGERVAADEEDPEEISDQEDYKIDADVIENIHQHGRGSRQDASRSPEEEILETPRSPDPESPEPDHERPFTPVEEEKEDTRGEYEDDDGIEETTKSNRSRSALEEDEDEEEERRRRRAVMVVSDLKDESSVSRDLDEHELDYDEEVPEEPSTAAPEEEDAEKVPAGEVGDDDEEDEEEEKRRKKKERKPILPPDNTDSPRKKSVDSKGQEGGRRDSFRDKKKDEDDGEIDEGEIEDDDLEEGEVKDPTDRKIRPRPICRFFMKGNCTWGMICRFIHPGVNDKGNYSLITKPDPFSPNGAPPVGGGPHPLMPGNPWGGPAVEELPPPPPPLDPPVESAWERGLRHAKEVLKKATIRKEQEPDFEEKRFTVTIGEDDRDFDKENDFFRERGYRITREIRDPSDIEIRDPGYGDPYVDPYYDIEMDAFWRGGQYENFRVQYTETPLPYYPDRERERDPRERHRERERERERDHRERERRQREREREREREREKERQRRKEEWERDRLKRDEKEGRPRERPPKEPREKKEEKEKPLKPPRSPSNMPPRGPMQPPPKKEMMPMPKRPDEWKDPWRRSKSPRRRPGLMGSPPHGRRRHRPSGSSVSLSNSSRSSSRSSTFSGSGSSRSRSRSSMSSFSSQSSQHSSFSGSRSRSKSFSSSPSPSLSAQKNTIKNKVEQPPVAVKGSPVKSGAPPPPRKDKGPPKMTPSPLLPGQPGKPPKPITEAPKPPNPRPSGRPPGPREPREPPNMREGRKKERQQHPPRRRTVSGSVSGSASSFSGSSSHSRSRSSSPSLSRSRSGSQKSRSLSVSSVSSVSSASSSSSSVRSADSEDMYADLASPVSSASSRSPTPGHARKDRVPPRDRGPNKDRGKPPKKDEPFKDERKRVDPSGLPSKTNSGMPRSGSGNRGHPMHPPPMGPPGGYGSHKDIKLTLLNKQTDRGNRKRYFPADRERPPSPLSKRIALSPDRGRDRRMPGRPPLSPRMDRSKGQGPRPMPPQGERKRPLSPPPKFSGKGPAAVSAGKPPAPGAGSGSSSASGSGSAKPSSTLSRREELLKQLKAVEDAIARKRAKIPGK; the protein is encoded by the exons ATGGATACGCCTGAGAGCCCGACCCAATCCCCACAATCccctgaggaggaggaggaggagaaggGTCTCTCTGACAGTGAGCTGCTGGAATCACCCGAGTCCCCAACAGAAGAAGGCAAGGTAGTGTCGGATAGTGAGCTTTTGAACGATGATGAAAATGAAGGACAAGAGGATGGAGGAGACTCCGACTTTGATGGAGAAAGGGTTGCAGCTGATGAAGAAGATCCAGAAGAAATTTCAGACCAGGAGGACTACAAGATTGATGCTGACGTGATAGAAAACATCCACCAACACGGTCGAGGAAGCAGGCAGGATGCCAGCCGGTCTCCTGAGGAGGAAATTCTAGAAACGCCAAGATCACCCGATCCTGAGTCACCAGAGCCAGACCACGAGCGGCCTTTCACCCCAGTAGAGGAGGAGAAGGAAGACACGAGAGGAGAGTATGAGGATGATGATGGCATTGAAGAAACCACCAAATCTAACCGTAGCCGTTCTGCGCTTGAGGAGGACGAGGATGAGGAAGAGGAacggaggaggaggagggcGGTGATGGTAGTGAGTGATTTGAAAGATGAGTCTTCTGTGTCCAGAGATCTAGATGAACATGAGCTGGATTACGATGAGGAGGTTCCTGAGGAGCCCAGCACTGCTGCTCCTGAGGAAGAGGATGCAGAAAAGGTTCCTGCTGGTGAGGTtggagatgatgatgaagaggatgaagaggaGGAAAAGAGAAGGAAGAAAAAGGAAAGGAAACCCATTCTGCCACCAGACAATACGGACTCTCCACGAAAAAAGTCTGTGGACTCCAAGGGTCAGGAAGGAGGCAGGAGAGACTCGTTTCGTGATAAAAAGAAAGATGAAGATGATGGAGAGATTGATGAGGGAGAGATTGAA GATGATGATCTGGAAGAGGGAGAGGTGAAGGATCCCACAGACAGGAAGATCAGACCAAGACCCATCTGCAGGTTTTTCATGAAAG GAAATTGCACTTGGGGCATGATCTGTAGGTTCATCCATCCGGGAGTCAATGATAAAGGCAACTACTCCCTCATCACCAAACCAGACCCCTTCTCTCCTAATGGAGCCCCTCCTGTGGGAGGAGGACCTCACCCCCTTATGCCTGGAAACCCCTGG GGGGGGCCTGCAGTAGAGGAGTTACCTCCGCCGCCTCCTCCTTTAGATCCTCCTGTGGAGAGTGCCTGGGAAAGAGGCCTTAGACATGCCAAAGAG GTGTTGAAGAAAGCCACTATTCGTAAAGAACAGGAACCAGATTTTGAGGAGAAACGTTTTACCGTAACCATCGGTGAAGATGATCGAGACTTTGACAAAGAAAATGATTTCTTCAGGGAACGCGGCTATCGCATCACAAGGGAAATCAGAGATCCTAG TGATATAGAGATCAGAGATCCAGGTTATGG GGATCCGTATGTTGACCCGTACTATGATATTGAGATGGATGCTTTCTGGCGAGGAGGCCAGTATGAGAACTTCAGGGTGCAGTACACAGAGACCCCGCTTCCTTACTACCCT GACCGAGAGCGTGAGCGAGACCCTCGCGAGCGCCACCGAGAAAGGGAACGGGAACGCGAGAGAGACCACCGGGAGCGGGAGCGCAGacagagagagcgcgagagagaaagagagagggaacgCGAGAAGGAGAGACAGCGCAGGAAGGAGGAATGGGAGCGAGATCGTCTGAAACGGGATGAAAAGGAGGGACGGCCCAGGGAGCGACCACCTAAAGAGCCACGGGAGAAGAAGGAAGAGAAAGAAAAGCCGCTTAAGCCACCACGTTCACCCTCAAACATGCCCCCCAG AGGGCCAATGCAGCCACCACCTAAGAAAGAGATGATGCCCATGCCCAAAAGACCAGATGAATGGAAGGACCCCTGGCGCAGGTCAAAATCCCCTAGGAGAAGGCCCGGTCTCATGGGCTCTCCTCCACACGGCCGCAGACGACACAGACCTTCTGGatcttctgtttctctctccaaTTCTTCTAG GTCGTCATCCCGGTCCTCGACGTTCTCAGGCTCTGGCTCCTCCCGGTCTCGTTCGCGGTCTTCAATGAGTTCCTTCTCGAGCCAATCCTCTCAACATAGCTCTTTCAGCGGAAGCCGCTCAAG ATCAAAATCTTTCTCTTCGTCTCCCTCCCCATCCCTGTCAGCACAGAAAAATACTATTAAGAACAAAGTAGAGCAGCCTCCTGTTGCAGTGAAGGG CTCCCCGGTGAAGTCTGGTGCACCGCCCCCTCCTCGCAAGGATAAAGGACCCCCCAAAATGACACCCAGCCCCTTATTGCCTGGACAGCCGGGGAAGCCACCCAAGCCCATCACAGAGGCGCCTAAGCCCCCTAACCCCCGTCCGAGCGGCAGGCCCCCTGGACCACGAGAGCCGAGAGAACCCCCCAACATGAGAGAAGGACGTAAGAAAGAACGTCAACAGCACCCACCTCGCAG GCGGACAGTCAGTGGCAGCGTCAGTGGTAGCGCAAGCAGTTTTTCCGGCTCTAGCTCACACTCGAGGTCTCGTTCATCCTCCCCATCGCTCTCACGGTCTCGATCCGGATCTCAGAAATCTCG GTCTTTGTCGGTCAGCAGCGTGTCATCCGTCTCCTCTGCCTCCTCTAGTAGCAGCTCGGTCAGGAGCGCCGATTCAGAGGACATGTACGCCGACCTGGCTAGCCCTGTGTCCTCCGCCAGCTCCCGATCACCCACCCCAGGACACGCCCGGAAGGACAGGGTCCCTCCGCGAGACAGGGGCCCCAACAAAGACAGAG GAAAACCCCCAAAGAAAGACGAGCCTTTTAAAGATGAGAGGAAGCGGGTTGACCCCTCCGGACTCCCATCCAAAACCAACTCTGGCATGCCAAGGTCCGGGTCTGGAAACCGGGGACACCCTATGCACCCGCCTCCCATGGGTCCTCCAGGAGGATATGGCTCTCATAAGGACATCAAACTTACGTTGCTCAACAAG CAAACCGACAGAGGCAATAGGAAGAGGTACTTTCCTGCTGATAGAGAGCGACCCCCTTCCCCTCTCAGTAAGAGGATAGCGCTGTCACCTGACAGAG GTCGAGACAGGAGGATGCCAGGACGGCCCCCGCTGTCTCCCAGAATGGATCGATCCAAAGGTCAAGGGCCTCGGCCAATGCCACCACAAGGAGAAAG AAAGCGACCTCTGTCTCCACCACCCAAGTTCTCTGGAAAAGGTCCTGCGGCCGTGTCTGCTGGTAAACCTCCCGCACCTGGAGCTGGATCCGGTTCCAGCTCGGCTTCTGGTTCGGGCTCAGCCAAGCCGAGCAGCACCCTTTCTCGCCGCGAGGAGCTGCTGAAACAATTGAAGGCCGTAGAGGATGCCATAGCCCGCAAAAGGGCCAAAATCCCTGGGAAATAA
- the zc3h18 gene encoding zinc finger CCCH domain-containing protein 18 isoform X1 produces the protein MDTPESPTQSPQSPEEEEEEKGLSDSELLESPESPTEEGKVVSDSELLNDDENEGQEDGGDSDFDGERVAADEEDPEEISDQEDYKIDADVIENIHQHGRGSRQDASRSPEEEILETPRSPDPESPEPDHERPFTPVEEEKEDTRGEYEDDDGIEETTKSNRSRSALEEDEDEEEERRRRRAVMVVSDLKDESSVSRDLDEHELDYDEEVPEEPSTAAPEEEDAEKVPAGEVGDDDEEDEEEEKRRKKKERKPILPPDNTDSPRKKSVDSKGQEGGRRDSFRDKKKDEDDGEIDEGEIEDDDLEEGEVKDPTDRKIRPRPICRFFMKGNCTWGMICRFIHPGVNDKGNYSLITKPDPFSPNGAPPVGGGPHPLMPGNPWGGPAVEELPPPPPPLDPPVESAWERGLRHAKEVLKKATIRKEQEPDFEEKRFTVTIGEDDRDFDKENDFFRERGYRITREIRDPSDIEIRDPGYGDPYVDPYYDIEMDAFWRGGQYENFRVQYTETPLPYYPDRERERDPRERHRERERERERDHRERERRQREREREREREREKERQRRKEEWERDRLKRDEKEGRPRERPPKEPREKKEEKEKPLKPPRSPSNMPPRGPMQPPPKKEMMPMPKRPDEWKDPWRRSKSPRRRPGLMGSPPHGRRRHRPSGSSVSLSNSSRSSSRSSTFSGSGSSRSRSRSSMSSFSSQSSQHSSFSGSRSRSKSFSSSPSPSLSAQKNTIKNKVEQPPVAVKGSPVKSGAPPPPRKDKGPPKMTPSPLLPGQPGKPPKPITEAPKPPNPRPSGRPPGPREPREPPNMREGRKKERQQHPPRRRTVSGSVSGSASSFSGSSSHSRSRSSSPSLSRSRSGSQKSRSLSVSSVSSVSSASSSSSSVRSADSEDMYADLASPVSSASSRSPTPGHARKDRVPPRDRGPNKDRGKPPKKDEPFKDERKRVDPSGLPSKTNSGMPRSGSGNRGHPMHPPPMGPPGGYGSHKDIKLTLLNKQQTDRGNRKRYFPADRERPPSPLSKRIALSPDRGRDRRMPGRPPLSPRMDRSKGQGPRPMPPQGERKRPLSPPPKFSGKGPAAVSAGKPPAPGAGSGSSSASGSGSAKPSSTLSRREELLKQLKAVEDAIARKRAKIPGK, from the exons ATGGATACGCCTGAGAGCCCGACCCAATCCCCACAATCccctgaggaggaggaggaggagaaggGTCTCTCTGACAGTGAGCTGCTGGAATCACCCGAGTCCCCAACAGAAGAAGGCAAGGTAGTGTCGGATAGTGAGCTTTTGAACGATGATGAAAATGAAGGACAAGAGGATGGAGGAGACTCCGACTTTGATGGAGAAAGGGTTGCAGCTGATGAAGAAGATCCAGAAGAAATTTCAGACCAGGAGGACTACAAGATTGATGCTGACGTGATAGAAAACATCCACCAACACGGTCGAGGAAGCAGGCAGGATGCCAGCCGGTCTCCTGAGGAGGAAATTCTAGAAACGCCAAGATCACCCGATCCTGAGTCACCAGAGCCAGACCACGAGCGGCCTTTCACCCCAGTAGAGGAGGAGAAGGAAGACACGAGAGGAGAGTATGAGGATGATGATGGCATTGAAGAAACCACCAAATCTAACCGTAGCCGTTCTGCGCTTGAGGAGGACGAGGATGAGGAAGAGGAacggaggaggaggagggcGGTGATGGTAGTGAGTGATTTGAAAGATGAGTCTTCTGTGTCCAGAGATCTAGATGAACATGAGCTGGATTACGATGAGGAGGTTCCTGAGGAGCCCAGCACTGCTGCTCCTGAGGAAGAGGATGCAGAAAAGGTTCCTGCTGGTGAGGTtggagatgatgatgaagaggatgaagaggaGGAAAAGAGAAGGAAGAAAAAGGAAAGGAAACCCATTCTGCCACCAGACAATACGGACTCTCCACGAAAAAAGTCTGTGGACTCCAAGGGTCAGGAAGGAGGCAGGAGAGACTCGTTTCGTGATAAAAAGAAAGATGAAGATGATGGAGAGATTGATGAGGGAGAGATTGAA GATGATGATCTGGAAGAGGGAGAGGTGAAGGATCCCACAGACAGGAAGATCAGACCAAGACCCATCTGCAGGTTTTTCATGAAAG GAAATTGCACTTGGGGCATGATCTGTAGGTTCATCCATCCGGGAGTCAATGATAAAGGCAACTACTCCCTCATCACCAAACCAGACCCCTTCTCTCCTAATGGAGCCCCTCCTGTGGGAGGAGGACCTCACCCCCTTATGCCTGGAAACCCCTGG GGGGGGCCTGCAGTAGAGGAGTTACCTCCGCCGCCTCCTCCTTTAGATCCTCCTGTGGAGAGTGCCTGGGAAAGAGGCCTTAGACATGCCAAAGAG GTGTTGAAGAAAGCCACTATTCGTAAAGAACAGGAACCAGATTTTGAGGAGAAACGTTTTACCGTAACCATCGGTGAAGATGATCGAGACTTTGACAAAGAAAATGATTTCTTCAGGGAACGCGGCTATCGCATCACAAGGGAAATCAGAGATCCTAG TGATATAGAGATCAGAGATCCAGGTTATGG GGATCCGTATGTTGACCCGTACTATGATATTGAGATGGATGCTTTCTGGCGAGGAGGCCAGTATGAGAACTTCAGGGTGCAGTACACAGAGACCCCGCTTCCTTACTACCCT GACCGAGAGCGTGAGCGAGACCCTCGCGAGCGCCACCGAGAAAGGGAACGGGAACGCGAGAGAGACCACCGGGAGCGGGAGCGCAGacagagagagcgcgagagagaaagagagagggaacgCGAGAAGGAGAGACAGCGCAGGAAGGAGGAATGGGAGCGAGATCGTCTGAAACGGGATGAAAAGGAGGGACGGCCCAGGGAGCGACCACCTAAAGAGCCACGGGAGAAGAAGGAAGAGAAAGAAAAGCCGCTTAAGCCACCACGTTCACCCTCAAACATGCCCCCCAG AGGGCCAATGCAGCCACCACCTAAGAAAGAGATGATGCCCATGCCCAAAAGACCAGATGAATGGAAGGACCCCTGGCGCAGGTCAAAATCCCCTAGGAGAAGGCCCGGTCTCATGGGCTCTCCTCCACACGGCCGCAGACGACACAGACCTTCTGGatcttctgtttctctctccaaTTCTTCTAG GTCGTCATCCCGGTCCTCGACGTTCTCAGGCTCTGGCTCCTCCCGGTCTCGTTCGCGGTCTTCAATGAGTTCCTTCTCGAGCCAATCCTCTCAACATAGCTCTTTCAGCGGAAGCCGCTCAAG ATCAAAATCTTTCTCTTCGTCTCCCTCCCCATCCCTGTCAGCACAGAAAAATACTATTAAGAACAAAGTAGAGCAGCCTCCTGTTGCAGTGAAGGG CTCCCCGGTGAAGTCTGGTGCACCGCCCCCTCCTCGCAAGGATAAAGGACCCCCCAAAATGACACCCAGCCCCTTATTGCCTGGACAGCCGGGGAAGCCACCCAAGCCCATCACAGAGGCGCCTAAGCCCCCTAACCCCCGTCCGAGCGGCAGGCCCCCTGGACCACGAGAGCCGAGAGAACCCCCCAACATGAGAGAAGGACGTAAGAAAGAACGTCAACAGCACCCACCTCGCAG GCGGACAGTCAGTGGCAGCGTCAGTGGTAGCGCAAGCAGTTTTTCCGGCTCTAGCTCACACTCGAGGTCTCGTTCATCCTCCCCATCGCTCTCACGGTCTCGATCCGGATCTCAGAAATCTCG GTCTTTGTCGGTCAGCAGCGTGTCATCCGTCTCCTCTGCCTCCTCTAGTAGCAGCTCGGTCAGGAGCGCCGATTCAGAGGACATGTACGCCGACCTGGCTAGCCCTGTGTCCTCCGCCAGCTCCCGATCACCCACCCCAGGACACGCCCGGAAGGACAGGGTCCCTCCGCGAGACAGGGGCCCCAACAAAGACAGAG GAAAACCCCCAAAGAAAGACGAGCCTTTTAAAGATGAGAGGAAGCGGGTTGACCCCTCCGGACTCCCATCCAAAACCAACTCTGGCATGCCAAGGTCCGGGTCTGGAAACCGGGGACACCCTATGCACCCGCCTCCCATGGGTCCTCCAGGAGGATATGGCTCTCATAAGGACATCAAACTTACGTTGCTCAACAAG CAGCAAACCGACAGAGGCAATAGGAAGAGGTACTTTCCTGCTGATAGAGAGCGACCCCCTTCCCCTCTCAGTAAGAGGATAGCGCTGTCACCTGACAGAG GTCGAGACAGGAGGATGCCAGGACGGCCCCCGCTGTCTCCCAGAATGGATCGATCCAAAGGTCAAGGGCCTCGGCCAATGCCACCACAAGGAGAAAG AAAGCGACCTCTGTCTCCACCACCCAAGTTCTCTGGAAAAGGTCCTGCGGCCGTGTCTGCTGGTAAACCTCCCGCACCTGGAGCTGGATCCGGTTCCAGCTCGGCTTCTGGTTCGGGCTCAGCCAAGCCGAGCAGCACCCTTTCTCGCCGCGAGGAGCTGCTGAAACAATTGAAGGCCGTAGAGGATGCCATAGCCCGCAAAAGGGCCAAAATCCCTGGGAAATAA
- the zc3h18 gene encoding zinc finger CCCH domain-containing protein 18 isoform X3: MDTPESPTQSPQSPEEEEEEKGLSDSELLESPESPTEEGKVVSDSELLNDDENEGQEDGGDSDFDGERVAADEEDPEEISDQEDYKIDADVIENIHQHGRGSRQDASRSPEEEILETPRSPDPESPEPDHERPFTPVEEEKEDTRGEYEDDDGIEETTKSNRSRSALEEDEDEEEERRRRRAVMVVSDLKDESSVSRDLDEHELDYDEEVPEEPSTAAPEEEDAEKVPAGEVGDDDEEDEEEEKRRKKKERKPILPPDNTDSPRKKSVDSKGQEGGRRDSFRDKKKDEDDGEIDEGEIEDDDLEEGEVKDPTDRKIRPRPICRFFMKGNCTWGMICRFIHPGVNDKGNYSLITKPDPFSPNGAPPVGGGPHPLMPGNPWGGPAVEELPPPPPPLDPPVESAWERGLRHAKEVLKKATIRKEQEPDFEEKRFTVTIGEDDRDFDKENDFFRERGYRITREIRDPSDIEIRDPGYGDPYVDPYYDIEMDAFWRGGQYENFRVQYTETPLPYYPDRERERDPRERHRERERERERDHRERERRQREREREREREREKERQRRKEEWERDRLKRDEKEGRPRERPPKEPREKKEEKEKPLKPPRSPSNMPPRGPMQPPPKKEMMPMPKRPDEWKDPWRRSKSPRRRPGLMGSPPHGRRRHRPSGSSVSLSNSSRSSSRSSTFSGSGSSRSRSRSSMSSFSSQSSQHSSFSGSRSRSKSFSSSPSPSLSAQKNTIKNKVEQPPVAVKGSPVKSGAPPPPRKDKGPPKMTPSPLLPGQPGKPPKPITEAPKPPNPRPSGRPPGPREPREPPNMREGRKKERQQHPPRRSLSVSSVSSVSSASSSSSSVRSADSEDMYADLASPVSSASSRSPTPGHARKDRVPPRDRGPNKDRGKPPKKDEPFKDERKRVDPSGLPSKTNSGMPRSGSGNRGHPMHPPPMGPPGGYGSHKDIKLTLLNKQQTDRGNRKRYFPADRERPPSPLSKRIALSPDRGRDRRMPGRPPLSPRMDRSKGQGPRPMPPQGERKRPLSPPPKFSGKGPAAVSAGKPPAPGAGSGSSSASGSGSAKPSSTLSRREELLKQLKAVEDAIARKRAKIPGK; the protein is encoded by the exons ATGGATACGCCTGAGAGCCCGACCCAATCCCCACAATCccctgaggaggaggaggaggagaaggGTCTCTCTGACAGTGAGCTGCTGGAATCACCCGAGTCCCCAACAGAAGAAGGCAAGGTAGTGTCGGATAGTGAGCTTTTGAACGATGATGAAAATGAAGGACAAGAGGATGGAGGAGACTCCGACTTTGATGGAGAAAGGGTTGCAGCTGATGAAGAAGATCCAGAAGAAATTTCAGACCAGGAGGACTACAAGATTGATGCTGACGTGATAGAAAACATCCACCAACACGGTCGAGGAAGCAGGCAGGATGCCAGCCGGTCTCCTGAGGAGGAAATTCTAGAAACGCCAAGATCACCCGATCCTGAGTCACCAGAGCCAGACCACGAGCGGCCTTTCACCCCAGTAGAGGAGGAGAAGGAAGACACGAGAGGAGAGTATGAGGATGATGATGGCATTGAAGAAACCACCAAATCTAACCGTAGCCGTTCTGCGCTTGAGGAGGACGAGGATGAGGAAGAGGAacggaggaggaggagggcGGTGATGGTAGTGAGTGATTTGAAAGATGAGTCTTCTGTGTCCAGAGATCTAGATGAACATGAGCTGGATTACGATGAGGAGGTTCCTGAGGAGCCCAGCACTGCTGCTCCTGAGGAAGAGGATGCAGAAAAGGTTCCTGCTGGTGAGGTtggagatgatgatgaagaggatgaagaggaGGAAAAGAGAAGGAAGAAAAAGGAAAGGAAACCCATTCTGCCACCAGACAATACGGACTCTCCACGAAAAAAGTCTGTGGACTCCAAGGGTCAGGAAGGAGGCAGGAGAGACTCGTTTCGTGATAAAAAGAAAGATGAAGATGATGGAGAGATTGATGAGGGAGAGATTGAA GATGATGATCTGGAAGAGGGAGAGGTGAAGGATCCCACAGACAGGAAGATCAGACCAAGACCCATCTGCAGGTTTTTCATGAAAG GAAATTGCACTTGGGGCATGATCTGTAGGTTCATCCATCCGGGAGTCAATGATAAAGGCAACTACTCCCTCATCACCAAACCAGACCCCTTCTCTCCTAATGGAGCCCCTCCTGTGGGAGGAGGACCTCACCCCCTTATGCCTGGAAACCCCTGG GGGGGGCCTGCAGTAGAGGAGTTACCTCCGCCGCCTCCTCCTTTAGATCCTCCTGTGGAGAGTGCCTGGGAAAGAGGCCTTAGACATGCCAAAGAG GTGTTGAAGAAAGCCACTATTCGTAAAGAACAGGAACCAGATTTTGAGGAGAAACGTTTTACCGTAACCATCGGTGAAGATGATCGAGACTTTGACAAAGAAAATGATTTCTTCAGGGAACGCGGCTATCGCATCACAAGGGAAATCAGAGATCCTAG TGATATAGAGATCAGAGATCCAGGTTATGG GGATCCGTATGTTGACCCGTACTATGATATTGAGATGGATGCTTTCTGGCGAGGAGGCCAGTATGAGAACTTCAGGGTGCAGTACACAGAGACCCCGCTTCCTTACTACCCT GACCGAGAGCGTGAGCGAGACCCTCGCGAGCGCCACCGAGAAAGGGAACGGGAACGCGAGAGAGACCACCGGGAGCGGGAGCGCAGacagagagagcgcgagagagaaagagagagggaacgCGAGAAGGAGAGACAGCGCAGGAAGGAGGAATGGGAGCGAGATCGTCTGAAACGGGATGAAAAGGAGGGACGGCCCAGGGAGCGACCACCTAAAGAGCCACGGGAGAAGAAGGAAGAGAAAGAAAAGCCGCTTAAGCCACCACGTTCACCCTCAAACATGCCCCCCAG AGGGCCAATGCAGCCACCACCTAAGAAAGAGATGATGCCCATGCCCAAAAGACCAGATGAATGGAAGGACCCCTGGCGCAGGTCAAAATCCCCTAGGAGAAGGCCCGGTCTCATGGGCTCTCCTCCACACGGCCGCAGACGACACAGACCTTCTGGatcttctgtttctctctccaaTTCTTCTAG GTCGTCATCCCGGTCCTCGACGTTCTCAGGCTCTGGCTCCTCCCGGTCTCGTTCGCGGTCTTCAATGAGTTCCTTCTCGAGCCAATCCTCTCAACATAGCTCTTTCAGCGGAAGCCGCTCAAG ATCAAAATCTTTCTCTTCGTCTCCCTCCCCATCCCTGTCAGCACAGAAAAATACTATTAAGAACAAAGTAGAGCAGCCTCCTGTTGCAGTGAAGGG CTCCCCGGTGAAGTCTGGTGCACCGCCCCCTCCTCGCAAGGATAAAGGACCCCCCAAAATGACACCCAGCCCCTTATTGCCTGGACAGCCGGGGAAGCCACCCAAGCCCATCACAGAGGCGCCTAAGCCCCCTAACCCCCGTCCGAGCGGCAGGCCCCCTGGACCACGAGAGCCGAGAGAACCCCCCAACATGAGAGAAGGACGTAAGAAAGAACGTCAACAGCACCCACCTCGCAG GTCTTTGTCGGTCAGCAGCGTGTCATCCGTCTCCTCTGCCTCCTCTAGTAGCAGCTCGGTCAGGAGCGCCGATTCAGAGGACATGTACGCCGACCTGGCTAGCCCTGTGTCCTCCGCCAGCTCCCGATCACCCACCCCAGGACACGCCCGGAAGGACAGGGTCCCTCCGCGAGACAGGGGCCCCAACAAAGACAGAG GAAAACCCCCAAAGAAAGACGAGCCTTTTAAAGATGAGAGGAAGCGGGTTGACCCCTCCGGACTCCCATCCAAAACCAACTCTGGCATGCCAAGGTCCGGGTCTGGAAACCGGGGACACCCTATGCACCCGCCTCCCATGGGTCCTCCAGGAGGATATGGCTCTCATAAGGACATCAAACTTACGTTGCTCAACAAG CAGCAAACCGACAGAGGCAATAGGAAGAGGTACTTTCCTGCTGATAGAGAGCGACCCCCTTCCCCTCTCAGTAAGAGGATAGCGCTGTCACCTGACAGAG GTCGAGACAGGAGGATGCCAGGACGGCCCCCGCTGTCTCCCAGAATGGATCGATCCAAAGGTCAAGGGCCTCGGCCAATGCCACCACAAGGAGAAAG AAAGCGACCTCTGTCTCCACCACCCAAGTTCTCTGGAAAAGGTCCTGCGGCCGTGTCTGCTGGTAAACCTCCCGCACCTGGAGCTGGATCCGGTTCCAGCTCGGCTTCTGGTTCGGGCTCAGCCAAGCCGAGCAGCACCCTTTCTCGCCGCGAGGAGCTGCTGAAACAATTGAAGGCCGTAGAGGATGCCATAGCCCGCAAAAGGGCCAAAATCCCTGGGAAATAA